One Tamlana carrageenivorans genomic region harbors:
- a CDS encoding FMN-binding glutamate synthase family protein, translated as MNTILNEVSQISWWGWLIIGLALVAIRDVFIQKKHTISHNYPIIGHLRYLLENIGPEMRQYFVANNREELPFNRIERSWIYASAKKENNYEGFGTDRDIYQHQHIFINNAMMPFKLPENHPNLVDNCFLPCAKVMGAFHKRRRPFRPASVINVSAMSFGSLSAKAIESLNKGVKIAGAYHNTGEGGLSPHHSHGGDVIFHFGTGYFGVRSEEGGFSMEKMIELVENNQFIRAIEVKLSQGAKPGKGGVLPGAKITKEISEIRGVPIGIDVLSPPNHKAFSNIPEMVDFIEKIAEATGLPVGIKAAIGKLEQWEELADFMVATGKGPDFITVDGGEGGTGAAPPSFADHVSLPWVYGFRDLYKLFKNKGLAERIVFIGSGKLGFPAKAAMAFAMGADCINVAREAMMSIGCIQAQVCHTNRCPSGVATQSKWLQSGIDPTLKSERLAQYFKTFRKELIEITHAAGYEHPCQFTMKDIEMNIDDHSLSNELHTTFAYEKTRVPFFGMQKLKDCLYLGHHPK; from the coding sequence ATGAATACGATTTTAAATGAGGTATCTCAAATCAGTTGGTGGGGCTGGTTAATAATAGGTTTAGCCTTGGTAGCCATTCGCGATGTTTTTATTCAAAAAAAACATACAATAAGTCACAACTACCCTATAATTGGACATTTACGCTATTTACTAGAAAACATTGGTCCAGAAATGCGTCAATATTTCGTTGCTAACAACCGCGAAGAACTCCCCTTCAATCGTATTGAGCGCAGTTGGATTTACGCATCAGCTAAAAAGGAAAACAATTACGAAGGCTTTGGTACCGACCGCGATATTTATCAGCATCAGCATATTTTTATTAATAATGCGATGATGCCCTTTAAACTCCCTGAAAATCATCCAAATCTTGTAGACAATTGTTTTTTGCCCTGCGCCAAAGTGATGGGTGCGTTTCATAAAAGAAGAAGGCCTTTCAGACCAGCATCAGTCATTAATGTTTCGGCCATGAGTTTTGGCTCGCTTTCCGCGAAAGCGATAGAATCGTTAAACAAAGGTGTTAAAATTGCTGGTGCGTATCACAATACCGGTGAAGGTGGTTTATCGCCACATCACAGCCATGGAGGCGATGTTATTTTCCATTTCGGAACGGGGTATTTTGGTGTGCGCTCTGAAGAAGGCGGATTTTCCATGGAAAAAATGATAGAATTGGTTGAAAACAACCAATTTATACGAGCTATTGAAGTTAAACTTTCTCAAGGTGCTAAACCTGGAAAAGGTGGTGTGCTTCCTGGCGCTAAAATCACGAAAGAAATTTCAGAAATTAGAGGTGTTCCTATTGGTATTGATGTGCTTTCACCTCCAAACCATAAAGCTTTTTCTAATATTCCTGAAATGGTAGATTTTATTGAAAAAATAGCCGAGGCTACAGGCTTACCTGTTGGTATTAAAGCTGCTATAGGTAAGCTGGAACAATGGGAAGAATTGGCAGACTTTATGGTAGCCACCGGAAAAGGCCCTGACTTTATTACTGTAGATGGTGGCGAAGGTGGTACCGGAGCAGCTCCTCCTAGTTTTGCCGATCATGTCTCCCTTCCGTGGGTTTATGGCTTTAGGGATTTATATAAGCTTTTTAAAAACAAAGGACTTGCCGAGCGCATTGTGTTTATTGGTAGCGGAAAATTAGGTTTCCCTGCTAAAGCTGCTATGGCCTTTGCCATGGGAGCCGATTGCATTAATGTCGCCAGAGAGGCCATGATGAGTATTGGGTGTATTCAAGCCCAAGTATGCCATACAAACCGTTGTCCTAGTGGTGTGGCAACACAAAGCAAATGGTTACAGAGTGGTATAGATCCTACGTTAAAATCGGAGCGGCTAGCACAGTATTTTAAAACATTTAGAAAAGAATTGATTGAAATTACACATGCTGCTGGCTACGAACACCCTTGCCAGTTTACCATGAAGGATATTGAAATGAATATTGACGACCACAGTCTATCCAACGAATTACACACTACTTTTGCATACGAGAAAACAAGGGTTCCTTTTTTTGGGATGCAAAAATTAAAAGATTGTTTATATTTGGGTCATCATCCAAAATAA